In one window of Cydia fagiglandana chromosome 10, ilCydFagi1.1, whole genome shotgun sequence DNA:
- the LOC134668047 gene encoding formin-binding protein 4-like produces the protein MSKTNPLVGLIGYGDSDESDDEVPSRPVEKSSRAQPPLPSPAVHEPNPGVHPAPIPHCAWSACYDESSGFTYYWNQHTNAVTWEAPQEYLMALKLAQHQLHASGSAEVSAEEWQLYQQTLAEKSTQAKSKKPDQAKPKTVVKNGAKRKPGSDDEHEKIELITSYHNSDSESNDEETPAKAPKPVAKPAKPTVPKNPHKKQKTKPVEYGPSLPSNQNYTVPIGPELPPGMVVEPVVDDKTQAKTPPLAENDDSLEEKTLFMRLKEKAKLLEKLGGEIPTELQKMIKEDTKVASPKVVDETSRDSKIDNIDDLLDEIEKKELPKVKSKKTDMFGEDSNSGKNTPVGTPPREVKPLFPSSKAIEETPPLPPVPATTVVENGVEKPEIPEKKVNLYLADTEVKENRKKLRIDNSILPERKKPEVPAYTTKYSQYIEGFSSERTGLGFKEDDSESPKVATVSYGNGLSFTKGEVLNEDKRDEDLDAMSDLVEAKLKFLNEVQPCQVPPVQEMLIQWQTLVSAFRGGALAAPYWRRWVRAGERALRQLEARAAPPGWTTAFQRSEGRYRYRREADGFTQWEYPAAETMDMEICTTPPPEEPKEPVQPPLPPAPPPAHPAPPPAPPAPPAPPAPPRVRTPPPPAWRDPPPPGTADPPPLPPHPEPKKEIGDELLSFYSDIAELEQAPPPAPASPERPPLPAELKESKEKETKTSKKKSKVKISSSIGLKHKTVSSMVAKWQQVADEIHSD, from the exons ATGAGTAAAACGAATCCTTTAGTTGGACTGATTGGGTACGGAGACTCTGATGAAAGTGACGATGAAGTGCCTTCAAGACCTGTTGAGAAGTCATCGAGGGCCCAGCCTCCATTACCGAGCCCAGCGGTACATGAACCCAACCCAGGGGTTCACCCTGCACCTATACCTCATTGTG ccTGGTCAGCATGTTACGATGAGAGCAGCGGGTTCACCTACTACTGGAACCAGCACACTAATGCGGTGACCTGGGAAGCCCCACAGGAATACTTGATGGCATTGAAGTTGGCACAACATCAGTTGCATGCTTCAG GTTCAGCAGAAGTATCAGCCGAAGAGTGGCAGCTCTACCAGCAGACCCTTGCTGAGAAGAGCACACAGGCCAAAAGCAAGAAGCCAGACCAAGCCAAACCAAAGACTGTAGTTAAGAATGGTGCCAAGCGGAAACCAGGCAGTGATGATGAACATGA AAAAATAGAACTGATAACATCCTACCACAACTCTGACTCCGAATCCAACGATGAAGAAACCCCAGCCAAGGCGCCCAAGCCTGTAGCCAAGCCAGCCAAGCCAACAGTCCCGAAGAACCCACACAAGAAACAGAAGACCAAGCCTGTTGAGTACGGACCCAGCTTGCCCAGCAACCAGAACTATACTGTTCCGATTGGGCCAGAATTGCCTCCAGGAATGGTGGTTGAGCCGGTGGTGGATGATAAG ACACAAGCAAAGACTCCGCCTTTAGCAGAAAATGATGATAGCTTAGAAGAAAAAACATTGTTCATGAGATTAAAGGAAAAAgccaaattattagaaaaacttgGCGGAGAAATACCAACAGAATTACAGAAAATGATCAAAGAAGATACAAAGGTCGCGTCTCCTAAAGTTGTGGATGAAACTAGCAGAGACAGTAAAATTGACAATATTGATGATTTGTTAGATGAAATTGAAAAGAAAGAGTTGCCTAAAGTTAAGTCTAAGAAGACTGATATGTTCGGTGAAGATTCAAATAGTGGTAAAAATACTCCTGTAGGTACTCCACCTAGGGAAGTGAAACCATTATTCCCAAGTAGCAAAGCTATAGAAGAGACACCACCACTGCCACCAGTTCCTGCTACTACTGTAGTTGAAAATGGTGTAGAAAAACCAGAAATACCAGAAAAGAAAGTTAACCTATATTTGGCAGACACAGAAGTAAAAGAAAATCGCAAAAAGCTAAGGATTGATAATTCCATCCTTCCCGAAAGAAAGAAACCCGAAGTCCCAGCTTACACCACAAAATATTCACAATATATAGAAGGATTCTCAAGTGAGAGAACCGGATTAGGTTTTAAAGAAGATGACAGCGAAAGTCCAAAAGTGGCGACTGTCAGTTATGGAAACGGTTTGTCATTTACTAAAGGAGAAGTCTTGAATGAAGATAAGCGGGATGAAGATTTGGATGCGATGTCTGACTTGGTGGAAGCCAAGTTGAAGTTTCTGAACGAGGTGCAACCGTGTCAGGTGCCTCCCGTGCAGGAGATGTTGATACAATGGCAG ACGTTGGTGTCGGCGTTCCGCGGCGGCGCGCTGGCGGCGCCGTACTGGCGGCGCTGGGTGCGCGCCGGCGAGCGCGCGCTGCGCCAGCTGGaggcgcgcgccgcgccgcccggctGGACCACCGCCTTCCAGAG GTCCGAGGGGCGCTACCGCTACCGCCGCGAGGCCGACGGCTTCACGCAGTGGGAGTACCCGGCCGCGGAGACCATGGACATGGAGATATGCACCACACCACCTCCTGAAGAACCTAAG GAGCCGGTGCAACCCCCGctgccgccggcgccgccgccagCCCACccggcgccgccgcccgccccgcccgctccccccgccccgcccgccccgccccgcgTGCGCaccccgccgccgcccgcgtGGCGCGACCCGCCGCCGCCCGGCACCGCCGAcccgccgccgctgccgccg caTCCG GAACCGAAGAAAGAGATAGGCGACGAGCTCCTCTCGTTCTACAGCGACATCGCCGAGCTGGAGCAGGCCCCGCCCCCCGCGCCCGCCTCCCCCGAGCGGCCCCCGCTGCCGGCGGAACTGAAGGAATCTAAGGAAAAAGAAACTAAAACTTCGAAAAAGAAATCTAAG